CGAGGTCGGCCGCCTGGCTCGGCGAGGTGGCGTCCATCAGGACGAGTCCGGCGACCCGATCCTGATGATCGGGCGCGTACCTGGCGGCGAGCAGCCCGCCCAGCGAATGTCCGGCCAGCACGACGGGCGTGTCACCCGCGACCTCGTCGAGCACGGCGGTCAGGACGGCGCCGCTGCTCTCGATGGTCTGCGGTTCGGTCGGTGCGTCGCTGGCGCCCGCGCCGAGCCGATCATAGGAGCAGACCCGCTCCGTCTCGGCGACGCTCGCCTGCAGGTCGGCCATCGTGTCCAGTGAGTGTCCGCCGCCGTGGAGCAGGACGACGACCGGCCTGCCGTCGGCCTCGCCGCCCGAGCACGACACGGTCACCGCGCTGCCGTCGACGTCGATCTGCCGCACGTCGCCCGTTCCCTCGGTCTGCGTCGAGGTCTCCGAGGGCGCCGAGGCCTCGGTGCTCGGCGCCGCGTCCTCGGACGTGGCGTCTCCGCAACCGGCCAGTCCCACCCCCGCCACGGCGAACAACGCGATCAGAGCGGACGCCCTGCCAGTGCGGATCATCGAAAGCCACTCCCGAGAAAGAAGAATCGTCGGCGAACAAGGCGAGCCACGCGGTCCTCCGGTGAAGTCCGCCCACCGCCGGTGCTGATGGGAGGAACGGTACGGACGACGGGCGCGGAAATCGTCACCGTCGGGTGGACACCTGCGGGTAGCTCTCTCGGGGGACA
This genomic stretch from Actinoalloteichus hoggarensis harbors:
- a CDS encoding alpha/beta fold hydrolase, with the protein product MIRTGRASALIALFAVAGVGLAGCGDATSEDAAPSTEASAPSETSTQTEGTGDVRQIDVDGSAVTVSCSGGEADGRPVVVLLHGGGHSLDTMADLQASVAETERVCSYDRLGAGASDAPTEPQTIESSGAVLTAVLDEVAGDTPVVLAGHSLGGLLAARYAPDHQDRVAGLVLMDATSPSQAADLARDVPESATGPAADLREQTLAVIDGENPEMLAFPDADVRSAGDIPVEVVQHGVPYLAEVPEYGAAMEQAWAEGQEKWLAVSSDSTLITAENSGHEIYLDEPEVAVESILRVVDAAAQR